One region of Pongo pygmaeus isolate AG05252 chromosome 21, NHGRI_mPonPyg2-v2.0_pri, whole genome shotgun sequence genomic DNA includes:
- the CSTL1 gene encoding cystatin-like 1, whose protein sequence is MRIRCWRNPLLLLIALVLSAKLGHFQRWEGFQQKPMSKKNMNSTLDFFIQSYNNASNDTYLYRVQKLIRSQMQLTTGVEYIVTVKIGRTKCKRNDTSNSSCPLQSKKLRKSLICESLIYTVPWINYFQLWNNSCLEA, encoded by the exons ATGAGGATCAGATGCTGGAGAAACCCCCTGCTGCTGCTGATTGCCCTGGTCCTGTCAGCCAAGCTGGGTCACTTCCAAAGGTGGGAGGGCTTCCAGCAGAAGCCCATGAGCAAGAAGAACATGAATTCAACACTTGACTTCTTTATTCAATCCTACAACAATGCCAGCAACGACACCTACTTATATCGAGTCCAGAAGCTAATTCGAAGTCAGATGCAG CTGACGACGGGAGTGGAGTATATAGTCACTGTGAAGATTGGCCGGACCAAATGCAAGAGGAATGACACAAGCAATTCTTCCTGTCCCCTGCAAAGCAAGAAGCTGAGAAAG AGTTTAATTTGCGAGTCTTTGATATACACCGTGCCCTGGATAAACTATTTCCAGCTCTGGAACAATTCCTGTCTGGAAGCCTGA
- the CST11 gene encoding cystatin-11 isoform X1, whose product MMAEPWQALQLLLAILLTLMALPYQARKKTFLSVREVTAVENHAKDSLQWITDQYNKESDDKYRFRIFRVLKVQRQITDHLEYHLNVEMQRTTCQKPETTNCVPQEGELHKQVNCFFSVFAVPWFEQYKILNKSCSSD is encoded by the exons ATGATGGCTGAGCCCTGGCAGGCCCTACAGCTCCTGCTGGCCATTCTATTGACTCTGATGGCCCTCCCCTACCAAGCAAGGAAGAAAACCTTTCTAAGCGTCCGTGAAGTAACGGCAGTAGAAAACCATGCGAAGGACAGCTTGCAGTGGATCACCGACCAGTATAACAAGGAAAGTGATGACAAGTACCGCTTCAGGATCTTCCGAGTCCTTAAAGTCCAGAGGCAG ATCACTGACCACCTGGAGTATCACCTGAACGTGGAAATGCAGCGGACCACCTGCCAAAAGCCAGAGACCACGAACTGTGTCCCCCAGGAAGGGGAGCTTCACAAG caaGTCAACTGCTTCTTCTCAGTGTTTGCTGTACCCTGGTTTGAACAGTACAAAATTTTGAACAAAAGCTGCAGCAGTGACTAG
- the CST11 gene encoding cystatin-11 isoform X2, whose amino-acid sequence MMAEPWQALQLLLAILLTLMALPYQARKKTFLSVREVTAVENHAKDSLQWITDQYNKESDDKYRFRIFRVLKVQRQQVNCFFSVFAVPWFEQYKILNKSCSSD is encoded by the exons ATGATGGCTGAGCCCTGGCAGGCCCTACAGCTCCTGCTGGCCATTCTATTGACTCTGATGGCCCTCCCCTACCAAGCAAGGAAGAAAACCTTTCTAAGCGTCCGTGAAGTAACGGCAGTAGAAAACCATGCGAAGGACAGCTTGCAGTGGATCACCGACCAGTATAACAAGGAAAGTGATGACAAGTACCGCTTCAGGATCTTCCGAGTCCTTAAAGTCCAGAGGCAG caaGTCAACTGCTTCTTCTCAGTGTTTGCTGTACCCTGGTTTGAACAGTACAAAATTTTGAACAAAAGCTGCAGCAGTGACTAG